From the genome of Deltaproteobacteria bacterium, one region includes:
- a CDS encoding beta-propeller fold lactonase family protein has product MGGVDGLGGTSRLALSADGHHLYAAGTTENALAVFSRDSGTGVLTFVQALFDEAGGVSGLDEPWGVAVSADGKNVYVASHTSSAVTAFTRNVVSGTLAFLATYPDGGIGGPSLAGARELVVSGDGANVYVAADGDGAIAIFDRNPLTGSLTFSAAAVDGVDGVSGIVGAQAIAIGPDGQTVYAGGNGGRTAVFERTVPGGALTFVEAESPSTFPGEGAPFTRGIAVTPDGEHVYSLVELPFAVYPGSPVPAALPRSVPASAPSPRTSPR; this is encoded by the coding sequence GTGGGCGGCGTGGACGGTCTCGGCGGTACCAGCCGACTCGCGCTCAGCGCTGACGGTCACCATCTCTACGCAGCGGGCACCACGGAGAACGCGCTCGCCGTCTTCAGCCGCGACTCCGGAACGGGCGTTCTGACGTTCGTGCAGGCGCTTTTCGACGAGGCGGGTGGTGTCTCGGGACTCGACGAGCCCTGGGGCGTCGCCGTCAGCGCCGACGGCAAGAACGTCTACGTGGCGTCCCACACCTCGTCGGCCGTCACCGCCTTCACGCGAAACGTGGTCTCGGGAACGCTCGCGTTCCTCGCGACCTATCCCGACGGCGGAATCGGCGGCCCGTCGCTCGCCGGCGCGCGTGAATTGGTCGTCAGCGGCGACGGGGCGAACGTGTACGTCGCCGCCGACGGCGACGGCGCGATTGCGATCTTCGATCGCAATCCTCTGACGGGCTCCCTGACGTTCTCGGCGGCGGCGGTCGACGGCGTCGACGGGGTGAGCGGCATTGTCGGGGCGCAGGCAATCGCGATCGGGCCCGACGGGCAAACCGTCTACGCTGGCGGGAATGGCGGTAGAACCGCCGTCTTTGAACGCACCGTCCCGGGCGGCGCGTTGACTTTCGTCGAGGCGGAGTCGCCCAGCACGTTTCCCGGCGAGGGCGCGCCGTTCACGCGAGGCATCGCGGTGACGCCCGACGGCGAGCACGTCTACTCCTTGGTCGAGCTGCCGTTCGCGGTGTACCCCGGGAGTCCGGTCCCGGCAGCACTGCCACGCTCCGTACCGGCCTCGGCGCCGAGCCCGCGGACCTCACCGCGGTAG